A window of the Streptomyces albireticuli genome harbors these coding sequences:
- a CDS encoding Rossmann-like domain-containing protein produces MTPTAPLTRAASLPDLEQRVRDGGFGPAPEDLRISVAFTTTQAVRHEGRGGGYRNEVLSLRLGEAVGSCAVEPGTLPPTTVEDCAGAPVARLLAHPATAVRTAALDAYLMHVTPHTADHGAHPWPLPAGSSLHKSRARARGVVDLLRAAPGQRVLVVGVVNSLLEALRARGLDYVPCDLKGGTTEWGETVRTDALAALDGCDAVLASGMTLGNGTFEPLREHAVRNGKQLVMFAQTGSAILPRLLGAGVDAVCAEPYPFFWLDGGPGVIHRYGAGSGRGATRPYGRPAAGGTV; encoded by the coding sequence GTGACCCCCACCGCCCCGCTCACCCGGGCCGCCTCCCTCCCCGATCTCGAACAGCGCGTCCGTGACGGCGGGTTCGGGCCCGCGCCCGAAGACCTGCGGATCTCCGTCGCCTTCACCACCACCCAGGCCGTACGCCACGAAGGCCGCGGCGGCGGCTACCGGAACGAGGTGCTCAGCCTCCGCCTCGGCGAGGCGGTCGGCTCCTGCGCCGTCGAACCGGGCACCCTGCCCCCCACCACGGTCGAGGACTGCGCCGGCGCGCCCGTAGCCCGCCTCCTCGCGCACCCCGCCACGGCCGTGCGCACCGCCGCCCTCGACGCCTACCTGATGCACGTCACCCCGCACACCGCCGACCACGGGGCACACCCCTGGCCGCTGCCCGCCGGCAGCTCGCTGCACAAGTCCCGGGCACGGGCGCGCGGTGTCGTCGACCTGCTGCGCGCCGCCCCCGGGCAGCGCGTCCTCGTCGTCGGCGTCGTCAACTCCCTGCTGGAGGCGCTGCGTGCGCGCGGCCTCGACTACGTGCCGTGCGACCTCAAGGGCGGCACCACCGAGTGGGGCGAGACCGTCCGCACCGACGCGCTCGCCGCACTCGACGGCTGCGACGCCGTGCTCGCCTCCGGGATGACCCTCGGCAACGGCACGTTCGAGCCCCTGCGCGAGCACGCCGTCCGGAACGGCAAGCAACTGGTGATGTTCGCCCAGACCGGCAGCGCGATCCTGCCGCGACTGCTCGGCGCCGGCGTCGACGCCGTGTGCGCGGAACCGTACCCCTTCTTCTGGCTGGACGGCGGCCCCGGCGTCATCCACCGCTACGGAGCCGGCTCCGGCCGGGGCGCCACGCGCCCGTACGGGCGGCCCGCCGCGGGAGGCACCGTATGA
- a CDS encoding ABC transporter permease — protein sequence MNRWIARRLLLGLAQTAGVVLLVFALTEALPGDAAVALAGDDPDPARIAALREALHLDRPAHERLADWAAGLLHGDLGVSLASGRPVTDALAAGAGPTLLLAVLTLVLLVPLGVGLGVLAARYEGGPVDRAVSAVTLAVYAMPEFAFGILLVTVFALRLAWLPPTAVGYGTDLLAHPAVLVLPVLVLLSRPVCSLGRLVRAGMAEALASPYAAQARRYGVPGARVRWAHALPNAVAPAAQQLARTADWLLCGVIVVEALFAIPGLGTVLVDAVAARDVPVVQGLAVVFGLVAVVLSLGADLVARRFAPRAGVAA from the coding sequence GTGAACCGCTGGATCGCCCGGCGGCTCCTGCTCGGCCTCGCCCAGACGGCCGGCGTCGTCCTGCTCGTCTTCGCGCTCACCGAGGCGCTGCCCGGCGACGCGGCCGTGGCCCTCGCCGGCGACGACCCGGACCCCGCCCGCATCGCCGCGCTCCGCGAGGCCCTGCACCTGGACCGGCCCGCGCACGAACGCCTCGCCGACTGGGCCGCCGGCCTGCTCCACGGCGACCTCGGCGTCTCGCTCGCCTCCGGGCGGCCGGTCACCGACGCCCTCGCCGCCGGGGCCGGGCCGACGCTGCTGCTGGCCGTACTGACCCTCGTCCTCCTGGTGCCCCTCGGCGTCGGGCTGGGCGTGCTGGCCGCCCGGTACGAGGGCGGGCCCGTGGACCGGGCCGTCAGCGCGGTGACGCTCGCGGTGTACGCGATGCCCGAATTCGCCTTCGGTATCCTGCTCGTGACCGTCTTCGCGCTCCGCCTGGCCTGGCTGCCGCCGACCGCCGTCGGCTACGGCACCGACCTGCTCGCCCACCCGGCGGTGCTCGTCCTGCCCGTCCTCGTGCTGCTCTCCCGGCCCGTGTGCTCGCTCGGCAGGCTCGTCCGCGCCGGCATGGCCGAGGCGCTGGCCTCCCCGTACGCCGCGCAGGCCCGCCGGTACGGCGTCCCCGGCGCCCGGGTGCGGTGGGCGCACGCCCTGCCCAACGCCGTGGCCCCGGCCGCCCAGCAGCTCGCGCGGACCGCCGACTGGCTGCTGTGCGGTGTGATCGTGGTGGAGGCGCTGTTCGCGATCCCCGGGCTCGGCACGGTCCTCGTCGACGCGGTCGCCGCCCGGGACGTGCCCGTGGTGCAGGGCCTCGCCGTGGTCTTCGGGCTGGTCGCCGTCGTCCTCAGCCTCGGCGCGGACCTGGTCGCCCGCCGCTTCGCGCCCCGGGCGGGGGTGGCGGCATGA
- a CDS encoding ATP-grasp domain-containing protein, producing MGHLLMVESWVGAMSRLLPRAIREGGHEFTFLTRDLHHYLRSAPEGTAHPLLGARNVLTADTNDLATLLPYIERLHRTLRFDGVVTSCDYYLPTVARLAAALGLPGPEAAAVTDACRKDATRRVLGRAGVPGPRYAVCPDLAAATEAARTLGYPLVFKPVDLCAGMYVREVADEKELAAAHRALAGFPVNARGQRREPAVLLEELLHGPEVSVETVSYGGVTRVVGVTDKSVGGAPAFVETGHMFPAALPEAQRAAAAGTAVRALAALGLDGLVAHTEIKLTPDGPRVVEVNPRPAGNRITELVRHVTGVDLAAACVDVALGRTPDLAVRDTGVRSAAVGFLIPEETGTLERIEGAETLTGAPGVLEARLAEPGTAVKASGSNNDYLGHVMAADRDGPGARERVERLLAGLRPRTAVRP from the coding sequence GTGGGACATCTGCTGATGGTCGAGAGCTGGGTCGGGGCGATGAGCAGACTGCTGCCCCGGGCGATCCGCGAGGGCGGGCACGAATTCACCTTCCTCACCCGCGACCTCCACCACTACCTGCGATCCGCCCCCGAGGGCACCGCTCACCCCCTGCTGGGCGCGCGCAACGTCCTCACCGCCGACACCAACGACCTCGCCACGCTGCTGCCGTACATCGAGCGACTGCACCGGACCCTGCGCTTCGACGGCGTCGTCACCTCCTGCGACTACTACCTCCCCACCGTCGCCCGGCTCGCCGCCGCCCTCGGGCTGCCCGGCCCGGAGGCCGCCGCCGTCACCGACGCCTGCCGCAAGGACGCCACCCGCCGCGTCCTCGGACGCGCCGGTGTCCCCGGACCCCGCTACGCCGTCTGCCCGGACCTGGCCGCCGCCACCGAGGCCGCCCGCACCCTCGGCTACCCGCTCGTGTTCAAGCCCGTCGACCTCTGCGCCGGGATGTACGTACGCGAGGTCGCCGACGAGAAGGAGCTCGCCGCCGCCCACCGGGCGCTCGCCGGCTTCCCCGTCAACGCCCGCGGCCAGCGGCGCGAGCCCGCGGTCCTCCTCGAAGAGCTCCTGCACGGTCCCGAGGTCAGCGTCGAGACCGTGTCGTACGGCGGTGTCACGCGGGTCGTGGGCGTCACCGACAAGAGCGTGGGCGGCGCCCCCGCCTTCGTCGAGACCGGGCACATGTTCCCCGCCGCCCTCCCCGAGGCGCAGCGGGCGGCCGCCGCCGGCACCGCCGTACGCGCGCTCGCCGCGCTCGGCCTCGACGGGCTCGTCGCCCACACCGAGATCAAGCTCACCCCCGACGGCCCGCGCGTCGTCGAGGTCAACCCCCGCCCCGCCGGCAACCGGATCACCGAACTCGTCCGCCACGTCACCGGCGTCGACCTCGCCGCCGCCTGCGTGGACGTCGCCCTCGGCCGCACACCGGACCTCGCCGTCCGCGACACCGGGGTGCGCAGCGCCGCCGTCGGCTTCCTCATACCCGAGGAGACGGGCACGCTGGAGCGCATAGAAGGGGCCGAGACGCTCACCGGCGCGCCCGGCGTCCTCGAAGCCCGCCTCGCCGAGCCCGGCACCGCCGTCAAGGCCTCCGGCAGCAACAACGACTACCTCGGCCACGTCATGGCGGCCGACCGCGACGGCCCCGGCGCGCGGGAGCGCGTCGAACGGCTCCTCGCCGGCCTCCGCCCCCGGACGGCGGTGCGCCCGTGA
- a CDS encoding ABC transporter substrate-binding protein, which produces MHPTPRRTFLTAAGAGIATLTLAACGPGTGPSPADDKGKPKRGGRLRAAFAGGGAAETLDPHLSNLFADAARAKALFDKLADYGSDMTPRPRLAERWEAAGPGLDRWTVTLREATFHDGRPVTAEDVLFSYRRIADPKKAFRAKASLEPIDLDASRATGPRTVEFRLKRPTAEFPNVLAAFGAYIVPKGAERFDKPVGSGPFRFVSFTPGRSARFRRNDAYWDGAPHLDELEFVVANEESARVGALLGGQVDYAHELNPTTARAHEGKGRIEIVRLRNSAMQGFAMKTDRAPFDDPRVREAFFLIADRKELVDGALSGAGEIGNDLFGKGYAHYAAGLPQRTQDLDRARHLLKAAGADDLRVTLDTSPVAAGFTEAAGIFRDQARKAGVTVEVRTGNKDSYWKDILDSGTLASYRSGAMPIEAHISQRLLTGSTTNATHWRHKDFDDLYQRLQSTKDTAERAGLYERMQRRLHTEGGFLVWGFADWIVGTGRRVRGVARDAPANTLDWARFDTVWLA; this is translated from the coding sequence ATGCACCCCACCCCCCGCCGCACCTTCCTCACCGCCGCCGGCGCCGGCATAGCCACCCTCACCCTCGCCGCCTGCGGCCCCGGCACCGGCCCCTCACCCGCAGACGACAAGGGCAAGCCGAAACGCGGCGGCCGCCTCCGCGCCGCCTTCGCCGGCGGCGGCGCCGCCGAGACCCTCGACCCGCACCTCAGCAACCTCTTCGCCGACGCCGCCCGCGCCAAGGCCCTCTTCGACAAGCTCGCCGACTACGGCTCCGACATGACCCCGCGCCCCCGCCTGGCCGAGCGCTGGGAAGCGGCCGGCCCCGGGCTCGACCGGTGGACCGTCACCCTTCGCGAGGCCACCTTCCACGACGGCAGGCCCGTCACCGCCGAGGACGTCCTCTTCAGCTACCGCCGCATCGCCGACCCCAAGAAGGCGTTCCGGGCCAAGGCCTCCCTGGAGCCCATCGACCTCGACGCGAGCCGTGCCACCGGCCCCCGCACCGTCGAGTTCCGGCTCAAGCGGCCCACCGCCGAATTCCCCAACGTCCTGGCCGCGTTCGGCGCGTACATCGTCCCCAAGGGCGCCGAGCGCTTCGACAAGCCGGTCGGCTCGGGGCCCTTCCGCTTCGTGTCCTTCACGCCCGGCCGCTCCGCGCGCTTCCGCCGCAACGACGCCTACTGGGACGGCGCGCCCCACCTCGACGAACTCGAATTCGTCGTCGCCAACGAGGAGTCCGCGCGCGTCGGCGCCCTCCTCGGCGGCCAGGTCGACTACGCGCACGAGCTCAACCCCACCACCGCCCGGGCCCACGAGGGCAAGGGCCGGATCGAGATCGTACGGCTGCGCAACAGCGCCATGCAGGGCTTCGCCATGAAGACCGACAGGGCACCGTTCGACGACCCGCGCGTCCGCGAGGCGTTCTTCCTCATCGCCGACCGCAAGGAGCTCGTCGACGGCGCGCTGTCCGGCGCCGGGGAGATCGGCAACGACCTCTTCGGCAAGGGCTACGCCCACTACGCCGCCGGCCTGCCCCAGCGCACGCAGGACCTCGACCGCGCCCGCCACCTCCTCAAGGCGGCCGGCGCCGACGACCTCCGCGTCACCCTCGACACCTCGCCCGTCGCGGCCGGATTCACCGAGGCCGCCGGCATCTTCCGCGACCAGGCGAGGAAGGCGGGCGTCACCGTCGAGGTGCGCACCGGCAACAAGGACAGCTACTGGAAGGACATCCTCGACTCCGGCACCCTGGCCAGTTACCGCTCCGGCGCCATGCCCATCGAGGCCCACATCTCCCAGCGGCTGCTCACCGGCTCCACCACCAACGCCACCCACTGGCGCCACAAGGACTTCGACGACCTCTACCAGCGCCTCCAGTCCACCAAGGACACCGCCGAACGCGCGGGGCTCTACGAGCGGATGCAGCGCCGGCTGCACACCGAGGGCGGCTTCCTGGTCTGGGGCTTCGCCGACTGGATCGTCGGCACCGGCCGCCGGGTGCGCGGCGTCGCGCGCGACGCCCCCGCCAACACCCTCGACTGGGCCCGCTTCGACACCGTGTGGCTCGCGTGA
- a CDS encoding ABC transporter permease subunit, which translates to MPRVLRARSRFLLGAALAGVPLLLALLGPWLAGAEGPRGVSFTAGGGHWLGTDFVGRDVRRQVLLGGRSVVAVSVAATALAYAVALPLGLAAALTRRAWLEEALMRPLDVLLAVPSLLLLLLVAAVYRPGTAGLAVLVALVNVPDAARIVRARAAEAAARPAVEALRAQGETWWRMAVGYVARSMVRTLAADAGVRLTGALYLVATAAFLGVGVEADAADWAVMVDRNRTGLSVQPWAVVVPALLVVALTVGVNLLCDAGTSTARKGERR; encoded by the coding sequence GTGCCGCGCGTGCTCCGCGCCCGGAGCCGGTTCCTGCTCGGCGCGGCCCTCGCCGGTGTGCCGCTGCTGCTCGCGCTGCTGGGCCCGTGGCTCGCGGGCGCGGAGGGCCCGCGCGGTGTGTCGTTCACGGCGGGCGGCGGGCACTGGCTCGGCACCGACTTCGTGGGGCGGGACGTCCGGCGGCAGGTGCTGCTCGGCGGCCGGTCCGTCGTGGCCGTGTCCGTGGCGGCCACGGCGCTCGCCTACGCGGTGGCCCTGCCGCTGGGCCTCGCCGCGGCGCTCACCCGCCGGGCGTGGCTGGAGGAGGCGCTGATGCGCCCGCTGGACGTCCTGCTGGCCGTGCCGTCGCTGCTGCTCCTGCTGCTGGTAGCGGCGGTGTACCGGCCCGGCACGGCGGGACTGGCGGTGCTCGTGGCGCTCGTCAACGTCCCCGACGCCGCCCGGATCGTCCGGGCCAGGGCCGCCGAGGCCGCCGCCCGCCCGGCGGTGGAGGCCCTGCGAGCCCAGGGCGAGACGTGGTGGCGGATGGCCGTGGGCTACGTCGCCCGGTCCATGGTCCGCACGCTCGCCGCCGACGCGGGCGTACGGCTCACCGGTGCGCTGTACCTGGTCGCCACGGCCGCCTTCCTCGGCGTGGGCGTGGAGGCCGACGCCGCGGACTGGGCGGTGATGGTCGACCGCAACCGCACCGGCCTGTCCGTGCAGCCGTGGGCGGTCGTGGTGCCCGCGCTGCTGGTCGTGGCGCTGACGGTCGGCGTGAACCTGCTGTGCGACGCGGGGACGTCGACGGCGCGGAAGGGAGAACGACGGTGA
- a CDS encoding class I SAM-dependent DNA methyltransferase has translation MTGENLLTDNPALYEARFPDPGHLAARWADACLTAHGAGPRVLDLGCGTGRDAAWLHRAGRDVTGADLSGPMLAHARAHHPGPAYVRADLRGFDLPGPAFDAVVCLDSALLYCHTNEDLDGLLSSCRRALRPGGLLVAEMRNGAFFLGSTELLDAPSSGGFAWEGTTYTYVTTLTVDRAAQLLRRRRVWTSDDGAAPVEQESAWRLLFPQELRHALAAHGFEVLALHDGPGPRTSPAWAGEGVPVGPGRADGDRLHVVARVVGD, from the coding sequence ATGACCGGCGAGAACCTCCTCACCGACAACCCGGCCCTGTACGAGGCCCGGTTCCCCGACCCCGGGCACCTCGCCGCCCGCTGGGCGGACGCCTGCCTCACCGCGCACGGGGCGGGTCCCCGCGTCCTGGACCTCGGCTGCGGGACCGGCCGCGACGCCGCGTGGCTGCACCGCGCGGGCCGCGACGTCACCGGCGCCGACCTCTCCGGACCGATGCTCGCCCACGCCCGCGCCCACCACCCCGGGCCTGCCTACGTCCGCGCCGACCTGCGCGGCTTCGACCTGCCCGGACCGGCGTTCGACGCCGTCGTCTGCCTCGACAGCGCCCTGCTGTACTGCCACACGAACGAGGACCTGGACGGCCTGCTGTCCTCCTGCCGCCGCGCCCTGCGGCCCGGCGGGCTGCTCGTCGCGGAGATGCGCAACGGGGCGTTCTTCCTGGGCAGTACGGAGCTGCTGGACGCGCCGTCGTCCGGCGGGTTCGCCTGGGAGGGCACGACGTACACGTACGTCACCACGCTGACCGTGGACCGCGCCGCACAGTTGCTGCGCCGCCGGCGCGTGTGGACCTCGGACGACGGGGCGGCACCGGTGGAACAGGAGTCCGCGTGGCGGCTGCTGTTCCCGCAGGAACTCCGCCACGCGCTGGCCGCGCACGGCTTCGAGGTGCTGGCCCTGCACGACGGGCCGGGGCCGCGGACGTCGCCGGCGTGGGCGGGGGAGGGTGTGCCGGTGGGGCCGGGGCGGGCGGACGGGGACCGGCTGCATGTGGTGGCCAGGGTGGTGGGCGACTGA
- a CDS encoding MFS transporter encodes MKTWREIRGFPPAIRLLLVNQLGVNTGFYLLIPYLATHLGQDLGMSAAVVGIVLGVRNLSQQGLFILGGSAADRLGARGVIIAGCALRTVGFALFALGDGLPVLLAASVLSGLAGALFNPAVRAYLAREAGDRKAEAFALFNVFATTGALVGPLLGSALLFVDFRLSALTAAGVFAVLTVAQALVLPAGEATPSGGTVLADWREVVSHRAFLAFALAMVGMFTMENQLYLLLPDGARRATGWDGAAGLVFLVGTLANLTLQLRITTALKNRRTRAVWISAGLALMALAFVPPMAVAGASAPDGPVRAALGLLPVLAGALLLYLGVMVAQPFVMELVPEFGRPELTGTYFGVFYVVSGIAAAVGNTVVGWAMDAGGDRAAWLPWACCLALGLMSAAAVARLHRTRALPERLPAEAAR; translated from the coding sequence ATGAAGACATGGCGTGAGATACGCGGCTTCCCGCCCGCGATCCGCCTCCTGCTCGTCAACCAGCTCGGCGTCAACACCGGCTTCTACCTGCTCATCCCCTACCTCGCCACCCACCTCGGCCAGGACCTCGGCATGTCCGCCGCCGTCGTCGGCATCGTCCTCGGCGTCCGCAACCTCAGCCAGCAGGGCCTGTTCATCCTCGGCGGCTCGGCCGCGGACCGGCTCGGCGCCCGCGGCGTGATCATCGCCGGCTGCGCGCTGCGCACGGTCGGCTTCGCCCTCTTCGCCCTCGGCGACGGCCTGCCCGTCCTGCTCGCCGCGTCCGTCCTCAGCGGCCTCGCGGGAGCCCTGTTCAACCCGGCCGTACGCGCCTACCTGGCCCGGGAGGCGGGCGACCGCAAGGCCGAGGCGTTCGCCCTGTTCAACGTCTTCGCGACGACCGGCGCCCTGGTCGGCCCGCTCCTCGGCAGCGCCCTGCTGTTCGTCGACTTCCGGCTCTCCGCGCTCACCGCCGCCGGCGTCTTCGCCGTCCTCACGGTCGCCCAGGCCCTCGTCCTGCCGGCAGGCGAGGCCACCCCGAGCGGCGGCACCGTGCTCGCCGACTGGCGGGAGGTCGTCTCCCACCGCGCCTTCCTCGCCTTCGCCCTCGCCATGGTCGGCATGTTCACCATGGAGAACCAGCTCTACCTCCTGCTCCCCGACGGCGCCCGCCGGGCCACCGGCTGGGACGGCGCGGCGGGACTCGTCTTCCTCGTCGGCACCCTCGCCAACCTGACCCTCCAACTGCGCATCACCACCGCCCTCAAGAACCGGCGCACCCGCGCGGTGTGGATCAGTGCCGGACTCGCCCTGATGGCCCTCGCGTTCGTCCCGCCCATGGCCGTCGCCGGGGCCTCCGCGCCCGACGGCCCGGTCCGGGCCGCCCTCGGCCTGCTGCCGGTGCTCGCCGGGGCCCTCCTGCTCTACCTGGGCGTGATGGTGGCGCAGCCGTTCGTGATGGAGCTCGTCCCCGAATTCGGCAGGCCCGAGCTCACCGGCACCTACTTCGGCGTCTTCTACGTCGTCTCCGGCATCGCCGCGGCCGTCGGGAACACGGTCGTCGGCTGGGCCATGGACGCGGGCGGCGACCGGGCGGCCTGGCTGCCGTGGGCCTGCTGCCTCGCCCTGGGCCTGATGTCGGCCGCGGCCGTCGCCAGGCTGCACCGGACGCGGGCCCTGCCCGAACGCCTGCCGGCGGAGGCGGCCCGATGA
- a CDS encoding ATP-binding cassette domain-containing protein produces the protein MASAGTDAVAEVRDLRVEIGGRAVVDGVGLTARPGRVTALVGASGSGKTTTGLALLGEYPDGARVTGEVRVAEGPVGYVPQHPASVLNPARRVGALLADIARAGTADLPRRARRAARRARVLAALAAAQLPDGEEVLTRYPHQLSGGQQQRVVLAQALLLGARTVVADEPTTGLDALTRRRVAGELAAVARRGVAVLLLSHDLDLVRELADEVLVMRAGRVVESGPTEELWLSPRHPWTRELLGTPDEPTAGAQGEGESRPATAPARAGADDPASVHGGAAGPASVGGSTPARGRAAAAVPARGSVSAPAPAVCGVAVPASAGGSAGGPAPVRGSALAPVSAPGSVPAGGSVDGPASVGGLAGDPASARGRAAAAVPARGSVSAPAPAVCGVAVPASAGGSAGGPAPVRGSALAPVSAPGSVPAGGSVDGPASVGGLAGDPASARGRAAAAVPARGSVSAPAPAVCGAAVPASAGGSADGPAPFHGTAPAPAPTPGSVPGPVPARGTAPGTPPAPVLEARAVTARHRGTPALLRDASLSVRAGECLAVVGRSGSGKTTLARCLAGLHSRYEGHVLLDGAPLPRSLRQRDRARLAAVQYVFQDARAAFDEYRPVLDQVARTAVRLRGVGPGAAEEEAVAALGRVGLTEETARRRPGGLSGGELQRAALVRALLARPRVLICDEVTSGLDSVTRRGILRLLADLAREPDGPALVLITHDLDTAALADRIAVLDAGRIVEQGPATEVLTAPRHAFTRALTGSSGATTDGDPGRAVAHHRQAPPEAGGGAAGARTRP, from the coding sequence ATCGCCTCCGCCGGCACCGACGCCGTGGCCGAAGTCCGGGACCTGCGGGTCGAGATCGGCGGACGGGCCGTCGTCGACGGTGTCGGCCTGACCGCCCGGCCCGGCCGGGTCACGGCGCTCGTCGGCGCGTCCGGGAGCGGCAAGACGACGACCGGCCTCGCCCTGCTGGGGGAGTACCCGGACGGCGCGCGGGTCACGGGTGAGGTACGGGTGGCGGAGGGGCCGGTGGGCTACGTACCGCAGCATCCGGCGTCCGTCCTCAACCCGGCGCGGCGCGTCGGCGCGCTGCTCGCCGACATCGCACGGGCGGGAACGGCGGACCTGCCCCGGCGCGCCCGGCGCGCGGCGCGCCGCGCGCGCGTCCTGGCGGCGCTCGCGGCCGCCCAGCTCCCCGACGGGGAGGAGGTGCTGACCCGCTACCCGCACCAGCTCTCCGGCGGCCAGCAGCAGCGTGTCGTCCTCGCCCAGGCCCTCCTCCTCGGCGCCCGCACCGTCGTCGCCGACGAGCCCACCACGGGTCTGGACGCCCTCACCCGCCGCCGCGTCGCCGGGGAACTCGCCGCCGTGGCCCGCCGGGGCGTCGCCGTCCTCCTGCTCAGCCACGACCTCGATCTGGTCCGCGAACTGGCGGACGAGGTCCTGGTGATGCGCGCCGGCCGCGTGGTCGAGTCGGGCCCGACGGAGGAGCTGTGGCTCAGCCCGCGCCACCCCTGGACCCGCGAACTGCTCGGGACGCCGGACGAACCCACCGCCGGAGCCCAGGGGGAAGGCGAATCCCGCCCGGCCACCGCGCCTGCCCGTGCCGGTGCGGACGACCCTGCTTCCGTCCACGGCGGCGCGGCGGGCCCTGCCTCCGTCGGCGGCTCCACTCCTGCCCGCGGCCGCGCGGCTGCCGCCGTTCCGGCCCGTGGCAGTGTGTCTGCCCCGGCTCCTGCCGTCTGCGGCGTGGCGGTCCCCGCCTCCGCCGGCGGCTCCGCAGGTGGTCCCGCTCCTGTCCGTGGCAGTGCGCTTGCCCCGGTTTCCGCTCCCGGCAGCGTGCCTGCCGGGGGCAGCGTGGACGGCCCTGCCTCCGTCGGTGGCCTCGCAGGTGATCCCGCTTCTGCCCGTGGCCGCGCGGCTGCCGCCGTTCCGGCCCGTGGCAGTGTGTCTGCCCCGGCTCCTGCCGTCTGCGGCGTGGCGGTCCCCGCCTCCGCCGGCGGCTCCGCAGGTGGTCCCGCTCCTGTCCGTGGCAGTGCGCTTGCCCCGGTTTCCGCTCCCGGTAGCGTGCCTGCCGGGGGCAGCGTGGACGGCCCTGCCTCCGTCGGTGGCCTCGCAGGTGATCCCGCTTCTGCCCGCGGCCGCGCGGCTGCCGCCGTTCCGGCCCGTGGCAGTGTGTCTGCCCCGGCTCCTGCCGTCTGCGGCGCGGCGGTCCCCGCCTCCGCCGGCGGCTCCGCAGATGGTCCCGCTCCTTTCCACGGCACTGCGCCTGCCCCGGCTCCCACCCCCGGCAGCGTGCCCGGCCCCGTCCCCGCCCGCGGCACCGCGCCCGGCACCCCACCCGCCCCCGTCCTCGAAGCCCGCGCTGTCACCGCCCGTCACCGGGGCACCCCCGCCCTGCTGCGCGACGCCTCTCTCAGCGTCCGCGCGGGGGAGTGCCTGGCCGTCGTCGGCCGGTCCGGAAGCGGGAAGACCACGCTCGCCCGCTGCCTGGCCGGGCTGCACTCCCGGTACGAGGGCCACGTGTTGCTGGACGGCGCCCCTCTGCCGCGCAGCCTGCGGCAGCGGGACCGCGCGCGGCTGGCCGCCGTGCAGTACGTCTTCCAGGACGCGCGGGCCGCCTTCGACGAGTACCGGCCCGTACTCGACCAGGTCGCCCGCACGGCCGTGCGGCTGCGCGGCGTCGGGCCGGGCGCGGCCGAGGAGGAGGCGGTCGCCGCGCTCGGCCGGGTGGGGCTGACCGAGGAGACGGCGCGCCGGCGGCCCGGCGGGCTCTCCGGGGGTGAGCTCCAGCGCGCCGCCCTGGTCCGCGCGCTGCTGGCCCGGCCCCGGGTGCTGATCTGCGACGAGGTCACCTCCGGCCTCGACTCCGTCACCCGGCGCGGCATCCTGCGCCTGCTCGCGGACCTCGCCCGGGAGCCGGACGGGCCGGCGCTCGTGCTGATCACCCACGACCTGGACACGGCGGCCCTGGCCGACAGGATCGCGGTCCTGGACGCGGGCCGGATCGTCGAACAGGGCCCGGCCACGGAGGTTCTGACGGCTCCGCGGCACGCCTTCACGCGGGCGCTGACAGGCTCGTCCGGAGCCACGACCGACGGTGATCCGGGCCGGGCCGTCGCCCACCACCGGCAGGCCCCGCCGGAAGCAGGCGGTGGCGCGGCCGGGGCGCGCACCCGGCCGTAG